The Metabacillus schmidteae genome has a segment encoding these proteins:
- a CDS encoding YxcD family protein, producing MGQIKVSEQDIVNALCLHIAYKRQIKPQEVEIELMYDDEYGFSAEAYINDRKQILITANMIEALRFWLENEMNIDPFSAAIELVLDDNEGIIAYIK from the coding sequence ATGGGGCAAATAAAAGTTTCTGAACAAGACATTGTTAATGCACTCTGCTTACACATTGCGTACAAGCGGCAAATTAAACCACAAGAGGTTGAAATCGAGTTAATGTATGATGATGAATATGGTTTTTCTGCTGAAGCCTATATTAATGATCGCAAGCAGATTTTAATTACCGCTAATATGATCGAAGCATTAAGATTTTGGCTCGAAAACGAAATGAACATCGACCCATTTTCAGCCGCAATTGAACTTGTTTTAGATGATAATGAGGGAATTATTGCTTATATAAAATAA
- a CDS encoding copper resistance D family protein: protein MSQLIPITEYATYMLFSYLVGHIFLQFIPLSYKPDTRVSKQSLLLSVLGIIVLTFLPVVQVISFFSEDGLFSLTAYSILTEFQVGIAWLYGSFFAVLLWMTIYVEGPKYLQAFLIIIMILSVGYASHAATLDALPGLLSHSIHFLTITLWFGVLLHVSWLAKRIDNWHSFLRWFTPLSIGLVIILTISGISLMLFIIEPRDYANSWVLSYGQMLLLKHISILPILAFGLINGFLSRKTKQDEQFNPVKWVQAETFILMIVFFITGVLGTLPPPHQVNATLLQEGPALWIEPLVGQNIEAPFSVQFNFALQSTLLFIVALLFISMMIVSFYKKISPIIALSFGIAFIISTYLGLMFSVVIK from the coding sequence ATGAGTCAATTAATTCCAATAACAGAGTATGCAACATATATGCTTTTTTCTTATTTAGTCGGGCATATTTTCTTACAATTTATACCTCTTTCATACAAACCTGATACCCGAGTCTCAAAACAAAGCTTATTATTAAGTGTTTTAGGTATAATTGTGTTAACTTTTCTTCCGGTTGTTCAGGTAATCTCTTTCTTTTCAGAAGATGGATTATTTAGTTTAACAGCCTATTCAATTTTAACTGAGTTTCAAGTAGGAATCGCCTGGCTTTATGGAAGTTTTTTCGCAGTTTTATTATGGATGACGATTTATGTAGAAGGTCCAAAATATCTCCAGGCATTTCTAATCATAATCATGATCTTGTCAGTTGGTTATGCAAGTCATGCAGCAACACTCGATGCTCTACCTGGCTTACTTTCACATTCCATCCATTTTTTAACAATCACCCTATGGTTTGGTGTACTACTTCATGTTAGCTGGTTAGCGAAAAGAATTGATAATTGGCACTCATTTCTACGATGGTTCACCCCATTATCTATCGGGTTAGTTATCATATTAACAATATCAGGAATTAGTTTAATGTTATTTATAATTGAACCTCGCGATTATGCAAATTCATGGGTTCTATCGTATGGACAAATGCTCTTACTTAAGCATATTAGCATTTTACCTATTCTTGCCTTTGGATTAATCAATGGATTTCTTTCTCGCAAAACCAAGCAAGATGAACAATTTAATCCAGTTAAATGGGTTCAAGCTGAGACATTTATCTTAATGATTGTGTTTTTTATTACCGGAGTTTTAGGGACACTCCCTCCTCCACATCAAGTTAATGCAACACTTCTACAAGAAGGACCGGCATTGTGGATAGAACCTTTAGTAGGACAAAATATTGAGGCACCATTTAGCGTCCAATTTAATTTCGCGTTACAATCAACTTTGTTGTTTATTGTTGCTTTATTGTTCATTTCGATGATGATAGTTAGCTTCTATAAAAAAATCTCACCTATAATTGCATTAAGCTTCGGTATTGCTTTTATCATTTCGACATATCTTGGGTTAATGTTTTCAGTTGTTATTAAGTAA
- a CDS encoding YjcZ family sporulation protein yields the protein MSGATPGYGYGGGFALIVVLFILLIIVGSAYVVY from the coding sequence ATGAGTGGTGCAACTCCAGGTTATGGCTACGGTGGTGGCTTTGCTTTGATTGTTGTGTTATTCATCCTACTAATAATTGTAGGCTCTGCTTACGTTGTATACTAG
- a CDS encoding M42 family metallopeptidase, with the protein MKETLQLIKQLVEIPSPSGNTEKVISFVESYLKDFQVKMKRNHKGGLIVTIPGKNNNYHRMLTAHVDTLGAIVKDIKSNGRLMIDLIGGFNYNSIEGEYCQIETSNGQVFTGTILMHQTSVHVYKDAGKLERNQKNMEVRIDEIVHNAEDVRKLGIEVGDFISFNSRAEITTSGFIKSRHLDDKASVALLLNLIKKISSESLDLPYTTHFLISNNEEIGYGGNSNIPNETVEYLAVDMGAIGDGQSTDEYTVSICAKDSSGPYHYGLRKKLVELAKQHDINYKVDLYPYYGSDASAAIRAGHDLVHGLIGPGIDASHAFERTHTSSLENTAKLLYYYVQSEMTV; encoded by the coding sequence ATGAAAGAAACACTGCAGTTAATAAAGCAATTAGTGGAAATTCCAAGCCCTTCTGGAAATACGGAAAAAGTTATTTCTTTTGTAGAATCGTATCTTAAGGACTTTCAGGTGAAAATGAAAAGAAATCACAAAGGTGGATTGATTGTCACGATCCCAGGAAAAAACAATAACTATCACAGGATGCTTACTGCTCATGTTGATACCTTAGGGGCAATTGTGAAGGATATAAAATCAAACGGAAGGTTAATGATCGACCTTATCGGAGGATTTAATTATAACTCAATTGAAGGTGAATATTGTCAGATTGAAACATCAAATGGTCAAGTTTTCACTGGGACAATTTTAATGCACCAAACATCCGTCCATGTATATAAGGATGCTGGGAAGCTTGAGAGAAATCAAAAAAATATGGAAGTTAGAATAGATGAAATTGTACATAATGCGGAAGATGTGCGCAAATTGGGGATAGAGGTTGGAGATTTTATTTCTTTTAATTCTCGCGCAGAGATTACCACAAGTGGATTTATTAAATCTCGTCACTTAGATGATAAGGCAAGTGTTGCTTTATTGTTAAACTTGATCAAAAAAATCTCATCCGAATCTTTAGATCTCCCATATACGACACATTTTCTCATTTCGAACAATGAGGAAATAGGGTATGGAGGTAACTCGAATATTCCTAATGAAACGGTTGAGTATTTAGCAGTAGACATGGGGGCGATAGGTGACGGGCAATCTACAGACGAATATACTGTATCAATCTGTGCAAAAGACTCAAGTGGACCATATCACTATGGGTTAAGAAAAAAACTAGTAGAGCTTGCAAAACAACATGATATTAACTATAAAGTGGATTTATATCCATATTATGGATCAGATGCTTCAGCAGCTATCCGCGCCGGCCATGATCTTGTACACGGGTTGATTGGCCCGGGGATTGATGCCTCTCATGCTTTTGAAAGAACACACACTTCTTCATTAGAGAATACGGCAAAACTTCTTTATTACTATGTACAATCAGAGATGACTGTATAA
- a CDS encoding ammonium transporter: MELIHLNTVWVVIAAAMVLFMEGGFSLLEAGLVRTKNAVNVTMKIFVDLTIGALAFWVIGFAIMFGDSAFGFFGTSLFGSPQNIDLGLELPSEAFVLFQMGFAVACISIISGAVAERMNFKAYILTAALITLIIYPLSGHWIWNGDGWLAQLGMKDFAGSAAIHAVGGFAALAMAKMLGARKGRFNSDGSVNVFAPSNIPLASSGAFILWFGWFAFNSGSTLDASNASLASIAVNTMLAGASGGTVTLLLTMKKFGKADPSMTINGVLSGLVAITAGCAFVDQWSAIIIGGISGVIVIYATLLIDHMKIDDPVGAVAVHGFNGLFGTIAVGLFDTSAGLFTTGEASLFSVQLLGALVAAAWGLVGGAAIAKIAQVTVGLRATEEEEEEGLDMSYHGIPAYNELERFTDLPTSLYNFEETTGITVARAEQKNVVGS, encoded by the coding sequence ATGGAACTTATCCATTTAAATACTGTTTGGGTTGTCATTGCTGCAGCTATGGTCCTGTTTATGGAGGGTGGCTTCAGCTTATTAGAAGCAGGATTAGTTCGAACAAAAAACGCAGTAAATGTAACGATGAAAATTTTTGTTGATCTAACGATTGGAGCTTTAGCATTTTGGGTAATCGGCTTTGCGATTATGTTCGGTGATAGTGCTTTTGGCTTTTTTGGAACAAGCCTTTTTGGTAGTCCGCAAAATATAGACTTAGGTCTTGAACTGCCAAGTGAGGCTTTTGTTCTCTTTCAAATGGGCTTTGCTGTAGCGTGTATTTCCATTATTTCTGGTGCGGTTGCAGAGAGAATGAACTTTAAAGCCTATATACTTACTGCAGCGCTCATTACATTAATTATTTACCCTCTTTCAGGTCACTGGATTTGGAATGGAGATGGCTGGTTAGCTCAGCTTGGAATGAAGGACTTTGCCGGATCAGCAGCCATCCATGCTGTTGGCGGCTTTGCTGCTTTAGCGATGGCTAAGATGCTTGGTGCTCGTAAAGGAAGATTTAATTCTGACGGAAGTGTGAATGTTTTTGCGCCTAGTAATATTCCATTAGCATCAAGTGGAGCATTTATATTATGGTTCGGTTGGTTTGCCTTTAATAGTGGTAGTACTTTAGATGCCTCAAATGCTTCCTTGGCATCTATTGCTGTAAACACAATGCTTGCAGGAGCGAGTGGAGGAACAGTCACATTATTGCTAACAATGAAAAAGTTTGGTAAGGCAGATCCGAGTATGACGATTAATGGAGTCTTGTCAGGCTTAGTAGCAATTACGGCAGGATGTGCATTTGTTGACCAGTGGAGTGCTATAATCATTGGAGGAATTTCCGGTGTCATTGTTATTTATGCAACCCTTTTAATTGATCATATGAAAATTGATGATCCGGTTGGTGCGGTTGCAGTTCATGGATTTAATGGGTTATTTGGGACAATAGCTGTTGGATTGTTTGATACATCGGCAGGGCTATTTACAACTGGGGAGGCGTCCTTATTCAGTGTCCAACTCTTAGGAGCACTTGTGGCTGCTGCTTGGGGATTAGTTGGTGGAGCTGCAATTGCTAAAATTGCACAAGTAACAGTTGGTTTACGTGCAACAGAAGAGGAAGAGGAGGAAGGCCTGGATATGTCCTACCACGGTATTCCTGCGTATAATGAGTTGGAACGCTTTACAGATTTACCAACCAGCCTATACAATTTTGAAGAAACAACAGGTATTACAGTTGCAAGAGCTGAGCAAAAAAATGTTGTCGGATCATAA
- a CDS encoding YjcZ family sporulation protein, protein MYGYGGYGHCGYGYGGYGYGKGFALIVVLFILLIIVGAAWL, encoded by the coding sequence ATGTACGGATATGGTGGTTATGGTCATTGTGGATATGGATATGGTGGATATGGCTATGGTAAAGGATTCGCGTTAATCGTTGTATTGTTCATTCTATTGATTATCGTTGGTGCTGCTTGGTTATAA
- a CDS encoding copper resistance CopC family protein, which produces MKKFLLLICILWMFPLMVSAHTTLSNSNPKEGQVVTEELTELKVEFAGEIEKQSTLVLTQDDQEITIDSITVNEDEIIGTVSTPLSNGKYVLTWKIAAKDGHAMTGDIPFTVEIQKTEEAHTDTDNKEVTESETLEKAPENATEQEVNQTEEPQDSEESLNENSNTSTFATVSVIVLIVFLAGGIWVIFRKKR; this is translated from the coding sequence ATGAAGAAGTTTTTATTACTTATTTGCATTCTTTGGATGTTTCCACTAATGGTTTCTGCCCACACTACCTTATCAAACTCCAATCCTAAAGAAGGTCAAGTGGTTACAGAAGAATTAACTGAACTAAAAGTTGAATTTGCTGGTGAAATCGAAAAACAAAGTACACTTGTTTTAACTCAAGACGATCAAGAAATCACTATCGATTCCATTACAGTTAATGAAGATGAGATTATCGGTACTGTTTCCACTCCGCTTTCTAATGGAAAATATGTTTTGACTTGGAAGATTGCCGCAAAAGATGGACATGCCATGACAGGAGATATTCCATTTACTGTAGAAATCCAAAAAACTGAAGAAGCACATACTGATACCGATAACAAAGAAGTAACAGAAAGTGAAACACTCGAAAAAGCACCTGAAAATGCAACAGAGCAAGAAGTGAACCAAACTGAAGAACCTCAGGATAGCGAAGAAAGTTTAAACGAAAATTCAAATACATCAACATTCGCTACAGTTTCAGTCATTGTTCTTATCGTCTTTTTAGCTGGCGGAATTTGGGTTATATTTCGTAAAAAGAGGTAA